The Bradyrhizobium sp. WBAH42 genome includes a window with the following:
- the modC gene encoding molybdenum ABC transporter ATP-binding protein has translation MRSFIREAKKGCIEVAFNGSLGSIPLDTQFSVPAEGVTAISGPPGCGKTTLARCIAGVQRLPNGFCAIDGEIWQDETIFRPPHLRHVAYVFRLPILSSHLSVRRILLYNASKSEPTLIDFDGVVELLALAPLLERLPSLLSGAERLRLALGRALLGQPRLVLLDDPLIVLDRSAKREILPFLERMRQTLPLPMIYFGHDIADIEHFADHLVMMKDGAVATAGPLSVLQSDSALAQRGEAAVCLDTTVGGYDGRYGLIMLRLKAVRFLIPGVPLTPGAQLRLRIAADDVSIAREPRRASSILNVFPARIKASLPHGEAEVTLVLTVETGRSGVPLLARITRRSFDALRLSNGGEVFAEVARAVPLGPSGCLQHLPHPHEHLRQLCPDARRTPTRSRP, from the coding sequence ATGCGAAGCTTCATTAGAGAAGCCAAAAAGGGCTGTATCGAAGTTGCCTTCAACGGCTCTCTCGGAAGCATTCCGCTAGATACGCAATTCAGCGTACCAGCCGAAGGCGTCACAGCGATTTCTGGTCCACCCGGGTGCGGCAAAACTACGCTCGCGCGCTGCATCGCTGGGGTCCAGCGCCTGCCGAATGGATTCTGTGCAATTGACGGGGAGATCTGGCAGGATGAGACTATATTTCGACCGCCTCATCTGCGTCACGTCGCATATGTATTTCGCTTACCGATTCTCTCTTCTCATTTGTCTGTCCGACGCATACTCTTATACAACGCGTCCAAATCGGAACCGACACTGATCGATTTTGATGGTGTGGTCGAATTGCTCGCCTTGGCGCCACTGCTCGAGCGTTTGCCATCACTTCTTTCCGGAGCGGAGCGACTGCGACTCGCTCTTGGCCGTGCGCTGCTGGGCCAGCCTCGGCTAGTCTTGCTTGACGATCCACTCATTGTGCTCGACCGCTCCGCCAAACGCGAGATCCTGCCCTTTCTCGAGCGCATGCGGCAAACGCTTCCATTGCCGATGATTTACTTCGGCCATGACATCGCTGATATCGAGCATTTTGCCGATCATCTCGTCATGATGAAGGATGGCGCCGTGGCTACGGCCGGTCCGCTCAGTGTCCTTCAGAGTGATTCGGCGCTGGCCCAGCGCGGCGAAGCGGCAGTCTGTCTTGATACTACGGTCGGCGGCTATGACGGGCGCTATGGGCTGATCATGCTTCGCCTCAAAGCTGTGCGCTTTCTGATACCTGGAGTGCCGCTTACACCGGGAGCGCAGCTGCGGCTACGCATCGCTGCCGACGACGTCAGCATCGCGCGCGAGCCACGGCGAGCAAGCTCTATCCTCAATGTTTTTCCAGCACGCATAAAAGCCTCTCTGCCGCACGGCGAGGCTGAGGTCACCTTGGTTCTGACCGTTGAAACCGGCCGATCTGGCGTGCCGCTTTTGGCGCGCATCACACGCCGCTCCTTTGATGCGCTACGGCTTAGCAATGGAGGGGAAGTATTCGCGGAGGTCGCGCGCGCCGTTCCGCTTGGGCCGAGCGGTTGCTTGCAACACCTGCCACATCCGCATGAGCACCTTCGACAGCTATGCCCCGATGCGAGAAGAACACCAACAAGATCCCGGCCGTGA
- a CDS encoding peroxiredoxin, translating into MLGIGSQLPSFDITGVKPGFHAQEEEGQSAFQTLTEMSFPEKWKIIFFYPKDFTFVCPTEIAEFASLSKEFADRDAVVLGGSTDNEFCKLAWRRSHVDLHNLPIWQFADTKGTLVDGLGVRSPEGVAYRCTFIVDPQNTIQHVYATNLSVGRSPKDTLRVLDALQTGELCPCNREIGGETLKVA; encoded by the coding sequence ATGCTCGGAATTGGAAGTCAGTTGCCGTCATTCGACATCACAGGCGTGAAGCCCGGTTTTCATGCGCAGGAAGAAGAAGGGCAGAGTGCATTTCAGACGCTGACCGAAATGAGCTTTCCGGAAAAATGGAAGATTATCTTCTTTTACCCCAAGGACTTTACATTCGTCTGCCCGACAGAGATCGCCGAATTTGCCAGCCTTTCCAAGGAATTCGCTGACCGGGATGCGGTTGTACTGGGTGGTTCGACCGACAACGAGTTCTGCAAGCTTGCTTGGCGGCGTTCGCATGTCGACCTGCACAATCTACCAATCTGGCAGTTTGCCGATACAAAGGGAACGCTCGTCGATGGTCTTGGGGTGCGTTCACCCGAAGGGGTCGCCTATCGTTGCACCTTCATTGTTGACCCCCAAAACACGATCCAGCACGTTTATGCGACCAATCTCAGTGTGGGGCGCAGTCCTAAGGACACGCTCCGCGTTCTGGACGCGCTGCAAACCGGCGAGCTCTGTCCCTGCAACCGCGAAATCGGCGGCGAAACCTTGAAAGTTGCTTGA